The genomic window GCATGGGCGCTCGGGCAGGTGTACCTGCGCGACCGCGTCAAGGGCGGGGCCACGCTGGACGCGGTCGCGCGGGCGCACAAGCTGCCCGATGACGTACTCGCGCCGATCTATCGCCGGGTGGCCGAGAAGGGCTATCTCATCGACGACGGCCGGGAACTGCGGCTGACCGACGCGGGCCAGGGCGAGCTGGATCGGGTCAAGGCCGCGTGGCGCCGGTGGCTCGACAGCACGCTCGATGATTGGAACAACGACGATCCCGCCGATCGCGCGCTGTTCGACCAGGCATTGGACAACGTCGCCGCCAAGCTGCTCGAAGAGGAGACGGGCGAGCACGAGCCCGCCCGCACCTGACCTCGCTTGTCTCCGATCGCGAACGACACTTGCCACGCAAATACTCGTGCACGTATATTCGTAGACGAGTAAGGAGGTGTGATGGCCACGAAACGCAAGGTGAACAACCTGCTCGCGCTTGCTGTGCTCTCCGTGATGATCGACCGGCCGAAGCACCGCTACGAGATCGCCCAAACGTTGCGTGACCGCGGCAAAGACCACGACATGGACATCAAGTGGGGCTCGCTCTACACCGTCGTGCAGAACCTGGCGAAGGTCGGCTTCCTGGAAATCGTCGGCAGCGAGCGCGACGGCGCGCGACCGGAACGGGTCATCTATCGGATCACCGATGCCGGACGAACCGAACTCACCGACTGGACAAGGGAATTGCTCGCCGTACCCGAGCCGGAACAGCACCGGTTCGTCGCCGGGCTTTCCATCCTCGCGGTGCTACCGCCGGACGAAGTCATCGAGTTGCTCGGCAAGCGCATCGACGCGCTGAGTCAAGCCATCGACGTCGTGCGCGGCGAACTCGAGCGGATAGCGGCCATCAAGCTGCCGCGACTGTTCGTCATCGAAACCGAGTTCGGTCTCGCCATGCTGGAAGCCGAAGCGGCGTGGGCACGTTCGCTGCGCGACGAACTGGTCGACGGCACCTTCCCCGACGTCGCCTGGTGGCGACAGATGCACGCCGAAGGCACCCCTTTCGCCGAAGTCATCGAGTCCGTGGAAAGGGGGATGACCCAACAGGAATCGTCCTGACAACGAGACCAGGCCCGGCGGGGTGCGGCAACACCGCCGCCGAGCCCGATTGAACAGTCTCGAACCGCGCCCGCATGCGCGCACCCGGCTACAAGGCTGGCAACCACAGGATAACTGGGTGCGCGATGCACGGGTCGGTTCGGGGATTCGAAGAACCCATAACGCGCAAACCTGGAGACATCCATGTCGAAAACACAAACCGCACTGGTCATCGGCGGCGGCATCGCCGGACCGGTCGCCGCAACCGCACTACTGAAGGCAGGCATCGAGGCCCGCGTCTACGAGGCGTATCCCGGCCCCTCGTACAACATCGGCAGCGGGCTCGCGCTCGCGCCGAACGGCCTTGCCGCCCTCGATGTCATCGATGCGGGCGATTCGGTCCGCGACATCGCGCTGCCGATCGCGAACATGAGTTTGTCGATCGGCGGCAAGCACATGCGGGTGCCCGGTCCGGCAGGCCTGGCGCCGCTGCAACTGGTCGACCGCGGTGAGCTGCATCAGACCCTGCACGATCATGCGGTAGCCGCCGGTGTGCCCTTCGAGTACAACAAGCGCCTCATCGACGTGGTCGAGGACGAGTCGGGCCTCACCGCCCGGTTCACCGACGGCAGCACCGCCACCGCCGACGTGCTGATCGGCGCCGACGGCATCCGGTCGACGGTGCGCGGCTTGATCGACCCGAACGCGCCGGGACCGGAGTACCTCGGCATGCTCGGCTTCGGCGCGCTGGTCGACTACGACGGCGACATCCCGGCCGACACCATGACCTTCGCCTTCGGCAAGAAGGCCTACTACCTGTACGGGCCGGGCGGCGACGGCCGGGTCATGTGGGGCGCCAACCTGCCGCACAAGGAGTACCTGTCGCTCACCGCGGCCCGCGCGATCCCGAAGTCGCACTGGCTCGGCATCCTGCGGGAGACCTATGCCGAGGACACCCCCGGCGGCGAACTGGCCAGGCGCACCACCGAGGAACAACTGGAAGTCACCGGCGCACTGCACATCATGCCGTCGGTGCCGCACTGGTTCCGCGGTCGCATGGTGCTGGTGGGTGACGCGGTGCACGCGCCGTCCAACAGTTCCGGCCAGGGTGCGTCGCTGGCCATCGAGAGTGCCATCCAGGTGGCCCGCTGCCTGCGTGACCTGCCGATACCGGAGGCGTTCGCTACTTATGAGCGGTTGCGCCGCGCCCGCGTGGAAGCCGTGGCGGCCCGTGCCGCCAAGTCCAACCACAGCAAGACCCTCGGACCGGTCGGGCGCAAGTTGATGCAGCTCACGGCGCCACTGTTCATCAAGATGATGAACACGGAGAAGACCATGGGACCCGAGCAGCGCTACCGGATCGACTGGGCCGCGCCGGTGCAGCGGGAACTCGCGGTCGTGGCCTGAGCCGCCGAACCGTGCGGGCTGGTGGCTCGTACTCTTGGGACCATCCAATCGACGACCGGGGGACCCATGCCATCAGACCACCAGCCCGCACTGCACCTCACCGGCCTGTGTAAACGCTTCGGCGGACCATGGGTCGTCGATAATGTGAGCCTGGTGGTACCGCCGGGCTCCTTCTTCGGCCTGGTCGGCCCCAACGGGGCGGGCAAGACCACCACCTTGTCGATGGCCTGCGGGCTGCTGCGCCCGGACAGCGGGCGCGCCGAGATCTTCGGCGCCGACGTGTGGGCCGATCCGGCGCGCGCCAAGACCCTCGCCGGCGTGCTGCCGGACGGACTCGCGCTGCCGGAACGGCTCACCGGACGCGAATTGCTCACCTACACCGGGCTGTTGCGCGGCATGCCGGAGCGCACCGTCGCCGAACGGGCCGACGAACTGCTCGCGGTATTCGAATTGACCGGCGCCGAAGGCACTCTGGTCGTCGACTACTCCGCGGGCATGCGCAAGAAGATCGGCCTGGCCACCGCGCTGCTGCACGCGCCGAAGCTGCTGGTGCTCGACGAGCCGTTCGAGGCGGTGGATCCGGTG from Nocardia iowensis includes these protein-coding regions:
- a CDS encoding PadR family transcriptional regulator; this encodes MATKRKVNNLLALAVLSVMIDRPKHRYEIAQTLRDRGKDHDMDIKWGSLYTVVQNLAKVGFLEIVGSERDGARPERVIYRITDAGRTELTDWTRELLAVPEPEQHRFVAGLSILAVLPPDEVIELLGKRIDALSQAIDVVRGELERIAAIKLPRLFVIETEFGLAMLEAEAAWARSLRDELVDGTFPDVAWWRQMHAEGTPFAEVIESVERGMTQQESS
- a CDS encoding FAD-dependent oxidoreductase, producing MSKTQTALVIGGGIAGPVAATALLKAGIEARVYEAYPGPSYNIGSGLALAPNGLAALDVIDAGDSVRDIALPIANMSLSIGGKHMRVPGPAGLAPLQLVDRGELHQTLHDHAVAAGVPFEYNKRLIDVVEDESGLTARFTDGSTATADVLIGADGIRSTVRGLIDPNAPGPEYLGMLGFGALVDYDGDIPADTMTFAFGKKAYYLYGPGGDGRVMWGANLPHKEYLSLTAARAIPKSHWLGILRETYAEDTPGGELARRTTEEQLEVTGALHIMPSVPHWFRGRMVLVGDAVHAPSNSSGQGASLAIESAIQVARCLRDLPIPEAFATYERLRRARVEAVAARAAKSNHSKTLGPVGRKLMQLTAPLFIKMMNTEKTMGPEQRYRIDWAAPVQRELAVVA
- a CDS encoding ABC transporter ATP-binding protein, which gives rise to MPSDHQPALHLTGLCKRFGGPWVVDNVSLVVPPGSFFGLVGPNGAGKTTTLSMACGLLRPDSGRAEIFGADVWADPARAKTLAGVLPDGLALPERLTGRELLTYTGLLRGMPERTVAERADELLAVFELTGAEGTLVVDYSAGMRKKIGLATALLHAPKLLVLDEPFEAVDPVSAGTIRTILQRFVAAGGAVVLSSHVMALVENMCDRVAVITGGRVVAAGTLDEVRAGTTLEEAFVRLVGGRVGGEDGLSWLAS